One genomic segment of Salinigranum rubrum includes these proteins:
- a CDS encoding branched-chain amino acid ABC transporter permease — protein sequence MTVLDTLQNGINRTTGRLKQDVRSRNGVIFMIAGVLALLAPVLVGGYTLDLVMQLIILVLVVTSWIFIAGYFGMFSFAHAALYGIGAYAAVLLAGEAGLHPLVGVLLGGVVAGILSIPIALPVLRLSGAYVGMVTLAFAEIVFRLVIVFRDVTGGPTGYTSFPALFGGNRIALYYFVFVLVGALLLVQYGLLVNRFGLVARAIREAPDAARMLGNNVPRYKLAGFIIGSSIAGVAGGLQAHTVLIISPPMIEVNRMIEFMAMGIIGGFRTISGGVFGAVIVFGLSEGLRDLGEVRLVIWSIMLIVVTIYFPNGIAGSSLDPRERLRELLDRDNWSGWPID from the coding sequence ATGACTGTACTCGACACGCTCCAGAACGGGATCAACCGGACGACCGGTCGTCTGAAACAGGACGTCCGTTCACGGAACGGTGTGATCTTCATGATCGCGGGCGTGCTAGCGCTGCTGGCACCGGTACTCGTCGGAGGCTACACGCTCGACCTGGTGATGCAGTTGATCATCCTCGTTCTCGTGGTTACGAGTTGGATCTTCATCGCTGGTTACTTCGGAATGTTCAGCTTCGCGCATGCCGCCCTCTATGGGATCGGTGCGTACGCGGCGGTCCTGTTGGCCGGTGAGGCGGGATTACACCCCCTGGTTGGGGTACTGCTTGGCGGCGTCGTCGCCGGGATACTCAGCATCCCGATCGCGCTCCCGGTGTTGCGCCTGTCAGGGGCGTATGTCGGGATGGTCACGCTGGCGTTCGCGGAGATCGTCTTCCGACTGGTGATCGTCTTCCGCGACGTCACGGGTGGCCCGACCGGCTACACTAGCTTCCCAGCGCTGTTCGGCGGGAACCGAATCGCCCTGTACTACTTCGTGTTCGTGCTGGTTGGTGCGCTCCTCCTCGTCCAGTACGGGCTGTTAGTCAACCGATTCGGCCTCGTGGCGAGGGCGATTCGCGAGGCTCCCGATGCCGCACGGATGCTCGGCAACAACGTCCCGAGGTACAAGCTCGCTGGCTTCATTATCGGCTCCTCGATCGCCGGTGTCGCCGGTGGGCTACAGGCACACACCGTTCTGATCATCTCTCCACCGATGATCGAAGTCAACAGAATGATCGAGTTCATGGCGATGGGCATCATCGGAGGCTTCCGAACGATCAGCGGGGGGGTGTTCGGTGCCGTGATCGTCTTTGGGCTCTCTGAAGGGCTTCGAGACCTCGGGGAAGTTCGACTGGTCATCTGGAGTATCATGCTGATCGTCGTGACTATCTACTTCCCGAACGGGATCGCAGGAAGCTCACTCGACCCGCGCGAGCGACTCCGCGAACTGCTCGATCGAGATAACTGGAGTGGGTGGCCAATCGATTGA
- a CDS encoding ArgE/DapE family deacylase, which yields MVAQDTLAETIESKESDLVDLLGDLVAAKTVTGTEAPGQEVIIGRLEKMNLDPDVWEPSADELAGHEGYFETSSYEAYGYEDRPNVVARVEGGDGPTLAIGGHIDVVDVTEDEWTRDPWALTREGDTLYGRGSADMKGGLTACLIAMEALDSLGIELGGDLLFQSTVEEEDGGVGGALSVLERGYVPDAAVIAEPYDLPNVGVASAGVMYFRVEVPGKSVHAAWGHEGVNAIGNAATVYRALEELDAERKARIDYEPAYRANPGLKGNVTNLNIGTIEAGDWPSTLPSRAVLTGRIGWPPGESRAEVRSQIEEAVAEAAANDEWLSDHPPTVEWYGWQAEPHEVNTDHEFPNLAKRVSEDVTGRSGSFVGGNAGLDERFYELYYDVDAVSIGPAGANLHGADEHTTVPALLETATAIASIAVEYCGVEE from the coding sequence ATGGTAGCTCAAGACACACTCGCAGAAACGATTGAATCGAAGGAATCAGATCTCGTCGACCTACTCGGCGACCTCGTGGCCGCGAAAACGGTGACCGGTACTGAGGCGCCGGGCCAAGAGGTAATCATCGGTCGGCTCGAGAAGATGAATCTCGATCCGGACGTTTGGGAACCGTCGGCAGACGAACTCGCGGGCCACGAGGGGTACTTCGAGACCTCATCGTACGAGGCGTACGGCTACGAGGACCGACCGAACGTGGTTGCTCGGGTCGAAGGCGGGGACGGTCCGACGCTCGCGATCGGCGGCCACATCGACGTAGTCGACGTCACCGAAGACGAGTGGACCCGCGATCCGTGGGCACTGACACGCGAAGGAGACACCCTCTACGGCCGGGGGAGCGCGGACATGAAAGGGGGGCTCACAGCGTGCCTGATCGCGATGGAGGCACTCGATTCGCTTGGAATCGAGCTCGGCGGCGACCTCCTGTTTCAGTCGACGGTCGAGGAGGAAGACGGGGGCGTCGGTGGGGCGTTGTCAGTTCTCGAGCGAGGATATGTTCCCGACGCGGCGGTTATTGCCGAACCCTACGACCTCCCGAACGTCGGGGTTGCGAGCGCGGGCGTGATGTACTTCCGCGTTGAGGTCCCTGGCAAGAGCGTCCACGCGGCGTGGGGACACGAGGGAGTCAACGCAATCGGTAACGCCGCCACCGTCTACCGCGCGTTAGAGGAACTCGACGCCGAACGGAAAGCACGGATCGACTATGAGCCGGCGTATCGGGCGAATCCCGGTCTGAAAGGGAACGTCACAAATCTCAACATCGGGACGATCGAGGCTGGGGACTGGCCGTCCACGCTCCCGTCACGAGCGGTACTCACGGGGCGGATCGGCTGGCCACCTGGGGAGAGCCGTGCCGAGGTCCGGTCGCAGATCGAGGAAGCGGTCGCCGAAGCAGCCGCAAACGACGAGTGGCTCTCCGATCATCCCCCGACGGTCGAGTGGTACGGTTGGCAGGCTGAACCGCACGAGGTTAACACCGACCACGAGTTCCCGAACCTCGCAAAACGCGTCAGTGAAGACGTCACTGGCCGGTCCGGATCGTTTGTCGGCGGAAACGCCGGACTCGACGAGCGCTTCTATGAGCTCTATTACGATGTTGATGCGGTCTCCATTGGCCCAGCGGGGGCGAACCTTCACGGTGCGGACGAACACACGACGGTGCCCGCGCTGCTGGAAACTGCAACTGCTATCGCCTCGATTGCTGTCGAGTACTGTGGGGTCGAGGAGTGA
- a CDS encoding ABC transporter ATP-binding protein: protein MSLIELDAVDAGYGENQVLYDLSVTIDEDQVNCIIGPNGSGKSTMLKSIFGMVDIWNGTVTIRGEDVTNDHPREVLERGVVMLPQGGSVFPEMSVKENLRMGGYLIDDEEFLEKQYEEVFDMFPVLEEKRAQQAQDLSGGQQMMVAFGRALMSDPDILLLDEPSAGLAPDLVDDVFEQVEILKERGRDMLIIEQNVQRVLEIAEYVYVLDQGRLEYEGETEALRNEQDIMDMYIGERHQ, encoded by the coding sequence ATGAGCCTCATCGAACTCGACGCCGTCGACGCAGGATATGGAGAGAATCAAGTTCTCTACGATCTCTCGGTCACGATCGACGAGGACCAAGTAAACTGTATCATCGGTCCGAACGGGTCGGGAAAATCAACCATGCTGAAATCCATCTTCGGCATGGTTGATATTTGGAATGGGACGGTCACGATTCGCGGTGAGGACGTGACGAACGACCACCCACGTGAGGTGCTTGAACGTGGGGTCGTCATGCTCCCGCAAGGAGGGAGTGTCTTCCCGGAGATGAGTGTGAAGGAGAACCTCCGGATGGGTGGCTACCTCATCGATGATGAGGAGTTCCTCGAGAAGCAGTACGAGGAGGTCTTCGACATGTTTCCCGTCCTCGAAGAGAAGCGGGCGCAACAAGCCCAGGACCTCAGCGGGGGTCAACAGATGATGGTTGCCTTCGGGCGGGCGTTGATGTCCGACCCAGACATCCTGCTGTTGGACGAACCGAGTGCGGGGCTCGCACCCGACCTCGTCGACGACGTCTTCGAGCAGGTTGAGATTCTGAAGGAACGCGGCCGTGACATGCTCATCATCGAACAGAACGTGCAACGAGTACTCGAGATTGCCGAGTACGTCTACGTTCTCGACCAGGGACGACTGGAGTACGAGGGTGAGACGGAAGCGCTCCGAAACGAGCAAGACATCATGGATATGTACATCGGAGAGCGACACCAATGA
- a CDS encoding branched-chain amino acid ABC transporter permease, whose product MVSVDLVAQQVINGLLFGGQLAMMAIGLTLIWGVARVLNFSHGAMFMVGGFVGFFTLGATGSAIVAVVAAVLVVFVLGYLTEVGLVRPLRDREEFGIPSMVVTLGLAFLLENGFIVWIGSQRESFPQFTDVVWNVGGIVLSAQRVFIFGVSLVALGILFYVISRTKLGLAIRAVSQDNDTALLMGVRPNRIYAMTFGISAALAGLAGVLLAPIFAVYPSVGWYPFLLSFVVVMVGGLGSVRGTLLSAIGLAIVRSISMIWVSSEMAMVILFGIMIIVLVVYPDGIGGYLE is encoded by the coding sequence ATGGTTAGCGTCGATCTCGTCGCCCAGCAGGTAATCAACGGGTTGCTCTTCGGCGGGCAACTCGCGATGATGGCGATCGGTCTCACGTTGATCTGGGGCGTTGCACGAGTGTTGAACTTCAGCCATGGGGCGATGTTCATGGTCGGAGGGTTCGTCGGCTTCTTCACTCTCGGCGCGACCGGAAGCGCGATTGTCGCAGTCGTGGCTGCGGTCCTCGTCGTATTCGTACTGGGCTATCTGACTGAAGTCGGACTTGTCAGACCGCTCCGCGACCGTGAGGAGTTCGGGATCCCGTCGATGGTGGTCACGCTCGGACTCGCGTTCTTGCTCGAGAACGGCTTCATCGTCTGGATCGGCTCACAGCGTGAGTCGTTCCCGCAGTTTACCGACGTGGTCTGGAACGTCGGCGGAATCGTTCTGAGCGCACAGCGAGTGTTTATTTTCGGTGTCTCACTCGTTGCCTTGGGGATCCTTTTTTACGTCATTTCCAGAACCAAGCTTGGGCTCGCTATCCGTGCGGTTTCCCAGGACAATGACACTGCCTTGCTGATGGGCGTTCGTCCGAACCGGATCTATGCGATGACCTTTGGGATCAGTGCTGCGCTCGCGGGGCTTGCTGGCGTTCTATTGGCCCCGATTTTCGCCGTCTATCCCTCGGTCGGATGGTACCCGTTCCTCCTGTCGTTCGTCGTCGTGATGGTCGGCGGGCTCGGGAGCGTTCGAGGCACGCTGCTGTCGGCGATTGGGCTCGCGATTGTACGGAGTATCAGTATGATTTGGGTCTCCAGCGAGATGGCGATGGTCATCCTCTTCGGAATCATGATAATCGTACTCGTCGTTTATCCGGACGGAATCGGGGGGTACCTCGAATGA
- a CDS encoding arginase family protein gives MTTDITVYWDDRMLDHEPPKGAFKFPDTPIVAVPEVHPDRRERVENIRAMLDHAFGDRSETVSPESASRAALERVHDPEYLDWLIEFCADGGGRIDDTTTGLNEHTYDAARVSAGAAIAAAGHALDEVGRNDGSALPYALCRPSGHHAQPGYADGFCYLNNVALAAEAALASDGPADVSADRVAIVDWDVHHGNGTQEAFYDRDDVLFVSAHNDHGSWHPEYHSQEGSIDEFGEGDGRGYTLNVPLPPGTGNRGYEAFFERIVEPAIAGYDPDLILVSAGQDAGPSDMNGRNIVTREGFREMGARIQRLANETADGALALIQEGGYQPSHLSFATLGVFEGVLGQTVELDGYGTGDPFEFLDEPTELVDEWLDDAVDHHRKSPVFN, from the coding sequence ATGACAACCGATATCACCGTCTACTGGGACGACCGAATGCTCGACCACGAACCACCGAAAGGAGCCTTCAAATTCCCCGATACCCCCATCGTCGCTGTTCCCGAGGTCCACCCTGATCGCCGCGAGCGCGTCGAGAACATCCGAGCGATGTTAGACCATGCTTTCGGTGACCGTTCGGAGACGGTGTCACCGGAGTCGGCGAGTCGAGCGGCGCTCGAACGTGTTCACGACCCCGAGTATCTCGACTGGCTCATCGAGTTCTGTGCCGACGGCGGCGGTCGTATCGACGATACGACGACCGGATTGAACGAGCACACGTACGACGCCGCCCGCGTCTCGGCTGGGGCTGCAATCGCCGCTGCTGGGCACGCGCTCGACGAGGTGGGACGCAACGACGGTAGTGCGCTCCCGTACGCCCTGTGTCGGCCCAGCGGCCACCACGCCCAACCAGGGTACGCTGATGGGTTCTGTTACCTCAACAACGTTGCACTCGCTGCGGAGGCGGCGCTCGCTTCCGATGGACCGGCCGACGTCTCGGCCGACCGGGTTGCAATCGTCGACTGGGACGTCCATCATGGCAATGGGACACAGGAGGCGTTCTACGACCGCGACGATGTGCTCTTCGTGAGCGCCCACAACGACCACGGCTCCTGGCACCCCGAGTACCACTCACAAGAGGGTTCCATTGACGAGTTTGGTGAGGGGGATGGTCGGGGGTACACACTCAACGTCCCGCTTCCACCAGGCACCGGAAACCGGGGGTACGAAGCGTTCTTCGAACGGATCGTCGAACCAGCGATTGCTGGATACGACCCCGATCTCATCCTCGTCAGCGCCGGCCAAGACGCCGGACCGTCAGACATGAACGGTCGAAACATCGTGACCCGCGAGGGATTCCGAGAGATGGGCGCTCGAATTCAGCGACTCGCCAACGAGACGGCTGACGGTGCGCTGGCACTCATCCAAGAGGGTGGATACCAGCCGTCGCATCTCTCGTTCGCCACACTCGGCGTCTTCGAAGGTGTGCTCGGTCAGACGGTCGAGCTCGATGGGTACGGCACTGGCGACCCGTTCGAGTTCCTCGACGAGCCAACCGAACTGGTCGATGAATGGCTCGACGACGCCGTCGATCACCACCGTAAATCGCCCGTGTTTAACTAG
- a CDS encoding PQQ-dependent sugar dehydrogenase codes for MNRRQYLSLVGLAASGAATGCMGTPTADRTQTTTEPTTDSVTGTDAPPTGATDASSYAVETVASGFEHPWALAFLPDDTRLLVTERAGRLALVDRDSGAVEVVSGTPEVFARGQGGMLDVTLHPRYPDEPWVYLTYSAARSDGASTTHVGRGRLDAENARLRGFELLHAAEPFVESAGHYGSRMAFDADERLYVTVGDRQFKDFGPDHTAQDLTTEHGSVLRFEADGSIPDDNPFVDDSAARDAIYSYGHRNPQGLTVHPETGALWESEYGEQDGDELNVLRRGGNYGWPVADEGCTYGSGRPIGVSHSDRDDVVAPAYTWPCGSGGFPPGGMTFCSGTAFPAWEGQLFVGGLASRALGRFTVDGREASPAERLLTDRGWRIRTVAEAPDTGHLYLAVDAGDAPVARLRPA; via the coding sequence ATGAACCGCCGACAGTACCTCTCGTTGGTCGGCCTGGCGGCCAGCGGTGCCGCCACCGGCTGTATGGGGACCCCCACCGCGGACCGAACCCAGACCACTACTGAACCGACGACGGACTCGGTCACAGGGACTGACGCACCCCCCACCGGAGCGACCGACGCCTCGTCGTACGCGGTCGAGACGGTCGCTTCCGGGTTCGAACACCCCTGGGCGCTTGCATTCCTCCCCGACGACACCAGACTCTTGGTCACCGAGCGGGCTGGACGGCTGGCTCTCGTCGACCGCGACTCGGGTGCTGTCGAGGTGGTTTCGGGGACGCCCGAGGTGTTCGCGCGCGGGCAGGGCGGGATGCTCGACGTGACACTGCACCCCCGGTACCCCGACGAGCCCTGGGTGTACCTGACCTACTCCGCCGCCCGGTCGGACGGAGCCTCCACGACACACGTCGGTCGCGGGCGCTTGGACGCCGAAAACGCCCGTCTCCGCGGGTTCGAACTCCTCCACGCCGCGGAGCCGTTCGTCGAGTCGGCCGGCCACTACGGATCGCGGATGGCGTTCGACGCCGACGAGCGACTGTACGTGACGGTCGGCGACCGCCAGTTCAAGGACTTCGGCCCCGACCACACCGCACAGGACCTGACGACAGAACACGGCTCCGTTCTTCGATTCGAGGCCGACGGTTCGATTCCCGATGACAACCCGTTCGTCGACGATTCGGCGGCGCGGGACGCCATCTACAGCTACGGCCACCGAAACCCGCAGGGGCTGACCGTCCACCCCGAGACCGGTGCGCTCTGGGAGAGCGAGTACGGCGAGCAGGACGGCGACGAACTCAACGTGCTCCGTCGTGGGGGTAACTACGGGTGGCCCGTCGCCGACGAGGGCTGCACTTACGGGAGCGGACGGCCCATCGGCGTCTCCCACAGCGACCGCGACGACGTCGTCGCCCCGGCGTACACCTGGCCGTGCGGGAGCGGCGGCTTCCCGCCCGGCGGGATGACGTTCTGCTCGGGAACCGCGTTCCCCGCCTGGGAGGGGCAGCTGTTCGTCGGCGGCCTCGCCTCGCGGGCGCTCGGGCGCTTCACTGTCGATGGCCGCGAGGCGAGCCCCGCCGAGCGGCTGCTGACCGACCGCGGCTGGCGGATTCGGACAGTCGCGGAAGCGCCCGACACCGGACACCTGTATCTCGCTGTCGACGCCGGTGACGCGCCCGTCGCTCGGCTTCGACCCGCGTGA
- a CDS encoding NAD(P)-binding domain-containing protein, with product MNGSTTPSITTVNRPCLTSEVLWYHSIGTADATGIVVSKRVTGATSRRRTCVGRHRCEQANGRARDGSDSNGRHGRQGANRQQRARGEATGDDGRGNKPPQVGDRNGARNRNEARPDAPLEERLVLFLAGDDEAAKETVAELTEQVEFAPLDVGSLRDGADMEPDSPIYHEPMVLTEARAELKALRT from the coding sequence ATGAATGGCTCGACGACGCCGTCGATCACCACCGTAAATCGCCCGTGTTTAACTAGCGAAGTGCTGTGGTACCACAGCATCGGAACGGCCGATGCGACGGGTATCGTAGTTTCCAAACGAGTGACCGGAGCGACGAGCCGACGGAGGACGTGCGTCGGGAGACACCGTTGTGAGCAAGCGAACGGGCGAGCGCGAGACGGATCTGATTCGAATGGCAGGCACGGACGACAGGGAGCGAACCGACAGCAGAGGGCGAGAGGTGAAGCGACCGGAGACGACGGTCGAGGTAATAAACCTCCCCAGGTTGGGGACAGGAACGGAGCCAGGAACCGGAACGAGGCCCGGCCCGACGCGCCGCTGGAGGAGCGACTGGTCCTCTTCCTCGCGGGCGACGACGAGGCCGCCAAGGAGACGGTTGCCGAACTGACCGAGCAGGTCGAGTTCGCGCCGCTCGACGTTGGGTCGCTTCGAGACGGGGCGGACATGGAACCCGATTCGCCGATATACCACGAGCCGATGGTGCTCACGGAAGCACGAGCCGAACTCAAGGCGCTTCGGACGTAG
- a CDS encoding ABC transporter ATP-binding protein, whose translation MSEREPAGESRSGNVVWRLYTDYAAGGRRYAVLGTGATLVGRALGLVPAFVIGLAVDAIFLAERPYALPLLPADVIPASDTGQLSFSIAVLLVATGGGAVASWIEDWSWSVFAQRVQRSLRVDAYDALQRQELAYFTRRRTGDLMSVLNNDVNALETFLEDGLSATIWILATVGGIGLILVGLDPTLTAITLLPIPFLALFTIAFTRIVEPRYLGVREEIGDLNARLENSVSGIEVVKTQGAEAFETDRVRAASDEYLRASLAAIRVRITYFPGLNVISGVGFAITFLVGGLWVLGGAPFGLEGTLTPGAFVTFVIYAQQFVWPIIRLGDVVDDYERAKTAGLRVDELLGRQPAVDDRPGAEPLTVSDGAVTFDDVTFAYGDEAVLAAIDVDIDGGTTVGVVGPTGAGKSTLLKLLPRLYDVDEGAVRIDGQDVRDVTLASLRRSIGYVSQEPFLFYGTVRENIRYGTFEATDAEVEEAAERAQAMEFIRNLPNGFDTLVGERGVKLSGGQRQRLSVARTMLKDPEILILDEATSAVDTETEALIQASLREFAADRTTFVIAHRLSTIRNAARILVVDDGRVVEDGTHDELLRANGLYANLWRVQVGDIQSLPREFLERALERKSAFVRDSDDR comes from the coding sequence ATGAGCGAGCGGGAGCCGGCCGGCGAATCCCGGTCCGGCAACGTCGTCTGGCGGCTGTACACCGACTACGCGGCGGGCGGACGCCGGTACGCCGTCCTCGGAACGGGAGCGACGCTGGTCGGGCGAGCCCTGGGGCTCGTCCCCGCGTTCGTCATCGGGCTGGCCGTCGACGCCATCTTCCTCGCCGAACGGCCCTACGCGCTCCCGCTTCTCCCTGCCGATGTGATACCGGCCAGCGACACGGGCCAGCTCTCCTTCTCCATCGCGGTCCTCCTCGTCGCGACCGGCGGCGGCGCGGTCGCCTCCTGGATCGAAGACTGGAGCTGGAGCGTCTTCGCCCAGCGCGTCCAGCGGTCGCTCCGGGTCGACGCCTACGACGCGCTACAGCGTCAGGAACTCGCGTACTTCACCCGCCGCCGGACGGGCGACCTGATGTCGGTGCTGAACAACGACGTCAACGCCCTGGAGACGTTCCTCGAAGACGGGTTGAGCGCGACCATCTGGATCCTCGCGACCGTCGGCGGCATCGGTCTCATCCTCGTCGGGCTCGACCCCACGCTGACGGCGATCACGCTGTTGCCCATCCCGTTTTTGGCGCTTTTCACCATCGCGTTCACCCGAATCGTCGAGCCACGGTATCTCGGCGTCCGCGAGGAGATCGGCGACCTCAACGCCCGACTGGAGAACAGCGTCAGCGGAATCGAGGTAGTCAAGACACAGGGCGCGGAAGCGTTCGAGACCGACCGCGTCCGCGCCGCATCCGACGAGTATCTCCGGGCGAGTCTGGCGGCGATTCGCGTGCGGATCACCTACTTCCCCGGACTGAACGTCATCTCGGGTGTCGGATTCGCGATCACGTTCCTCGTCGGCGGACTGTGGGTGCTCGGCGGGGCCCCGTTCGGCCTCGAAGGGACGCTCACGCCCGGGGCGTTCGTGACGTTCGTCATCTACGCCCAGCAGTTCGTCTGGCCGATCATCAGACTGGGCGACGTCGTCGACGACTACGAACGGGCGAAGACCGCCGGGCTGCGCGTCGACGAACTGCTCGGCCGACAGCCCGCGGTCGACGACCGGCCGGGTGCCGAGCCGCTGACCGTCAGCGACGGGGCCGTAACCTTCGACGACGTGACGTTCGCGTACGGCGACGAGGCCGTCCTCGCGGCCATCGATGTCGACATCGACGGTGGCACGACGGTCGGCGTGGTCGGCCCCACGGGCGCGGGGAAGTCGACGCTCTTGAAACTGCTTCCCCGGCTGTACGACGTCGACGAGGGGGCGGTCCGCATCGACGGTCAGGACGTTCGGGACGTGACGCTCGCGAGTCTGCGACGGTCTATCGGTTACGTGAGCCAGGAACCGTTCCTCTTCTACGGGACCGTGCGAGAGAACATCCGCTACGGCACGTTCGAGGCCACGGACGCCGAAGTCGAAGAGGCGGCCGAGCGCGCACAGGCGATGGAGTTCATCCGGAACCTCCCGAACGGGTTCGACACGCTCGTCGGCGAGCGCGGCGTGAAACTGTCCGGTGGCCAGCGCCAGCGACTCTCGGTCGCGCGGACGATGCTGAAAGACCCCGAGATTCTCATCCTCGACGAGGCGACGAGCGCCGTCGACACGGAGACGGAGGCGCTCATCCAGGCCAGCCTGCGGGAGTTCGCCGCCGACCGGACGACGTTCGTCATCGCCCACCGACTCTCGACGATTCGCAACGCCGCGCGGATTCTGGTGGTCGACGACGGACGAGTCGTCGAGGACGGGACGCACGACGAGTTGCTCCGAGCGAACGGGCTGTACGCCAACCTCTGGCGCGTCCAGGTGGGCGATATCCAATCACTCCCCCGTGAGTTCCTCGAACGGGCGCTGGAACGAAAGTCGGCGTTCGTCCGCGACAGCGACGACCGGTAG
- a CDS encoding ABC transporter ATP-binding protein, which yields MTSVLSIDDVKKQFGGIVAVDGLDLEIEPGELVGLIGPNGAGKTTTLNLITGFLTPNSGKISLNGTDITGNSPDSISRRGIGRTFQITKPFGRLTVYENLLVPNVSCGPTEQEARIDRLLRELHLEEVRENRADELSGGQKKLLELARVLMLEPDLVLLDEPAAGVNPALMDDIIDDIQRINKQGTAFLVIEHDMSVISELCERVVVLNAGRNIASGTFEEIRGDQQVREAYLGGT from the coding sequence ATGACGTCAGTACTCTCAATCGACGATGTAAAGAAACAGTTTGGTGGTATCGTCGCTGTCGACGGCCTCGACCTCGAAATCGAACCTGGTGAACTCGTCGGCCTGATCGGTCCAAATGGGGCCGGAAAGACGACCACGCTCAACCTCATCACCGGGTTCTTAACGCCGAATTCAGGCAAAATATCGCTCAACGGCACTGACATCACTGGCAACTCGCCGGACTCGATCTCCCGGCGAGGGATCGGTCGAACCTTTCAGATCACGAAACCGTTCGGACGGCTCACTGTCTACGAGAACCTACTCGTTCCGAACGTCTCCTGTGGCCCAACTGAACAGGAGGCTCGGATCGACCGCCTCCTCCGGGAACTGCATCTCGAGGAGGTGCGTGAGAACCGCGCCGACGAACTCAGTGGCGGTCAGAAGAAACTGCTAGAACTCGCACGGGTGTTGATGCTCGAACCCGACCTCGTCCTGCTCGACGAACCCGCGGCAGGGGTCAATCCAGCACTGATGGACGACATCATCGACGACATCCAGCGAATCAACAAGCAGGGGACCGCGTTCCTCGTCATCGAACACGATATGTCTGTAATCAGTGAACTGTGTGAACGCGTCGTCGTGCTGAACGCTGGTCGGAACATCGCTTCGGGGACCTTTGAGGAGATCCGTGGCGACCAGCAGGTTCGTGAGGCTTACCTCGGGGGTACCTGA